The following are encoded together in the Pungitius pungitius chromosome 7, fPunPun2.1, whole genome shotgun sequence genome:
- the hdlbpa gene encoding high density lipoprotein binding protein a isoform X2 — MSSVAVLTQESFNEHRSGLRPEKGGAAGAAGGEEEEALPTYKDAFPPLPEKAASPEGTQETTNAWTSKIRPLKASVITQVFHVPLEERKYKDLNQFGEGDQAKVCVDIMHKTGAHLELSLAKDQGLSIMVSGKLDAVMKARKEIVSRLQTQASATVGIPKEHHRFVIGKNGEKLQELELKTATKIQIPRPDDPSNQIKISGTKEGLEKAKHEILLISAEQDKRAVERVNIDKVYHPFITGAYNKLVGEMMQETGARVNVPPPSVNKTEIVITGEKEQVALAVTMIKKVYEEKKKNTTTIAVEVKKSQHKYVIGPKGNTLQEILEKTGVSVEIPPSDSSSETVILRGEPDRLGQALTEVYAKANSYTVSSVSAPSWLHRFIIGKKGQNLAKITQQMPKVHIEFTEGEDKITLEGPTKDVQMVQGQIEIIVTDLVSRMDFTEISVDPKFHRHLIGKGGVNINRIKELHKVSVRIPPDNEKSTVIRIEGDPQGVQEAKKELLELTSRMENERTKDMIIEQRFHRAIIGQKGEKIKEVRDKFPEVIINFPDPAQKSDIVQLRGPRNEVEKCSKFMQKIVAEMTENSFSLSVPIFKQFHRNIIGKGGSNIKKIREETSTKIDLPAENSNSEMIVITGKKANCELARTRILAIQKELANITEMEVSIPSKLHNSLIGSKGRFVRSIMEECGGVHIHFPTEGSGIDKVTIRGPAEEVEKAKQQLLALAEEKQTKSHTAELRAKPEYHKFLIGKGGGNIRKVRDSTGARIIFPTAEDQDQELITVVGTEEAVRDAQKELEELIKSLDNVVEENMIVDPKHHRYFVARRGQVLRDLADEYGGVMVSFPRTGTQSESVTLKGAKDCVEAAKKRMLEIVDDLDAQVTVECVIAQKFHRSIMGPKGSRIQQITRDHNVQIKFPEREDQQAAAAAAAAAAAAAAPPAEEPIQNGEANEEVKEPVDPSAPRKCDVIVISGRKERCEAAVEALKALVPLTIEVEVPFELHRYIIGQKGSGIRKMMDEFEVNIQVPAPEQQSDKISISGLANHLDRAKEGLLDRVKELQADQEDRALRSFKLTITVDPKYHPKIIGRKGAIITTIRTEHDVNIQFPDKTDENQDQITITGYEHKAIAARDAIQAIVEELEEMISEDITLDSRVHARIIGARGKGIRKIMDEFKVDLRFPQSGSADPNLVTVTGRPELVDEAIDHLLNLEEEYLGDVEENESKMPFQRPHGGSASAMDEQRGPSKGFVVREAPWTTGNEKAPDMSSSEDFPSFGAPVAAKASPWGPKRF, encoded by the exons ATGAGCTCAGTCGCTGTACTTACGCAGGAAAGCTTCAATGAGCACCGCAGTGGGCTCCGGCCAGAGAAGGGTGGTG ctgctggagcagctggtggagaggaagaggaagctctTCCTACCTACAAGGACGCCTTCCCACCTCTGCCCGAGAAGGCGGCCTCACCTGAGGGGACCCAGGAAACCACCAACGCCTGGACGTCCAAGATCCGACCTCTCAAGGCTTCTGTTATCACGCAG GTTTTCCATGTGCCACTAGAGGAGCGCAAGTACAAGGACCTCAACCAGTTTGGGGAAGGAGACCAAGCGAAGGTCTGTGTGGACATCATGCACAAGACCGGAGCCCACCTGGAACTCTCCTTGGCAAAAGATCAGGGCCTCTCCATCATGGTGTCTGGAAAGCTGGATGCCGTGATGAAGGCCCGCAAGGAGATTGTGTCCCGACTGCAGACTCAG GCCTCGGCTACTGTTGGCATCCCCAAGGAGCACCATCGCTTTGTCATCGGCAAAAACGGGGAGAAGCTTCAGGAGCTTGAGCTCAAGACTGCCACCAAAATCCAGATCCCACGACCCGATGACCCCAGTAACCAGATCAAGATCTCTGGTACCAAGGAAGGCCTGGAGAAGGCCAAGCATGAGATCTTGTTGATCTCAGCCGAGCAG GACAAACGTGCTGTGGAGAGGGTGAACATTGACAAGGTTTACCACCCATTCATCACGGGCGCCTACAACAAGCTGGTAGGAGAGATGATGCAGGAGACCGGCGCCCGCGTCAATGTGCCCCCTCCAAGTGTAAACAAGACGGAGATTGTGATCACTGGCGAGAAGGAGCAGGTGGCCCTCGCTGTGACAATGATCAAGAAGGTTTATGAAGAAAAG AAGAAGAATACCACCACCATTGCGGTGGAGGTGAAGAAGTCTCAGCACAAGTATGTGATCGGCCCCAAGGGGAACACCCTGCAAGAGATCCTGGAGAAAACTGGCGTCTCGGTCGAGATCCCACCATCTGACAGcagctcagaaactgtcatccTTCGCGGGGAGCCAGACCGTCTGGGTCAGGCCCTCACTGAAGTTTACGCCAAG GCAAACAGCTACACTGTTTCCTCGGTCTCAGCTCCTTCTTGGCTTCATCGTTTCATCATAGGCAAGAAGGGACAGAACTTGGCAAAGATTACCCAACAAATGCCCAAG GTGCACATTGAGTTCACCGAGGGAGAAGATAAGATCACCCTGGAAGGTCCCACCAAAGACGTGCAGATGGTGCAGGGCCAGATTGAAATCATTGTTACAGATTTG GTAAGCCGTATGGACTTCACAGAGATTAGCGTGGATCCCAAATTCCACAGACACCTGATCGGAAAAGGAGGGGTTAACA TCAACCGCATCAAAGAGCTGCACAAGGTGTCTGTCCGCATCCCCCCTGACAATGAGAAGAGCACCGTGATCCGTATCGAGGGAGATCCCCAGGGTGTGCAGGAGGCcaagaaggagctgctggagcttaCGTCGCGCATG GAGAACGAGCGTACAAAGGACATGATCATTGAACAGCGTTTTCATAGAGCCATCATTGGCCAAAAAGGGGAGAAGATAAAAGAAGTGCGGGACAAATTCCCAGAG GTCATCATCAATTTCCCCGACCCAGCACAGAAAAGTGACATTGTTCAACTTCGAGGCCCACGCAATGAGGTTGAAAAATGCTCCAAGTTCATGCAGAAGATAGTTGCTGAAATG ACGGAGAACAGCTTTTCTCTCTCGGTCCCCATCTTCAAGCAGTTCCACAGAAACATAATTGGAAAAGGAGGATCAAATATCAAGAAG ATCCGGGAGGAAACCAGCACAAAAATAGACTTGCCTGCTGAGAACAGCAACTCCGAGATGATAGTCATCACAGGCAAGAAGGCGAACTGCGAGCTCGCACGAACTCGCATCCTGGCCATTCAGAAGGAGCTG GCCAACATCACGGAGATGGAGGTGTCCATCCCCTCCAAGCTGCACAACTCCCTGATCGGGTCCAAGGGCCGCTTTGTGCGCTCCATCATGGAGGAGTGCGGCGGCGTGCACATCCACTTCCCCACCGAGGGCTCAGGGATCGACAAGGTCACCATCCGAGGCCCcgctgaggaggtggagaaggccAAGCAGCAACTGCTCGCCTTGGCAGAGGAGAAG caAACAAAGAGCCACACTGCCGAGCTGCGCGCGAAGCCGGAATACCACAAGTTCCTCATCGGGAAAGGTGGCGGAAACATCCGCAAGGTTCGCGACAGCACCGGGGCCCGGATCATCTTCCCCACCGCGGAGGACCAAGACCAGGAGCTCATCACCGTGGTCGGCACTGAAGAAGCCGTGCGGGACGcccagaaggagctggaggagctcatCAAGAGTTTG GACAACGTTGTCGAGGAAAATATGATCGTTGACCCAAAGCACCACCGCTACTTTGTGGCTCGCCGCGGCCAAGTCCTCCGGGACCTCGCCGATGAGTACGGTGGCGTGATGGTGAGCTTCCCTCGCACGGGCACTCAGAGCGAAAGCGTCACCCTGAAAGGAGCCAAAGACTGTGTGGAAGCAGCCAAAAAGCGTATGCTGGAGATCGTTGACGACTTG gACGCTCAAGTAACCGTTGAGTGTGTGATCGCTCAGAAGTTTCACCGCTCCATCATGGGTCCAAAGGGCTCACGGATCCAGCAGATCACCAGAGATCACAATGTGCAGATCAAGTTCCCAGAGCGCGAGGACCAGCAAG ctgcagcagcagcagcggcagcggcggcagcagctgctgcacctcctgcaGAGGAACCAATTCAGAACGGCGAGGCCAATGAAGAAGTGAAGGAGCCCGTCGATCCCAGCGCGCCCAGGAAGTGTGACGTGATTGTGATTTCTGGCCGCAAAGAGCGGTGCGAGGCTGCTGTGGAAGCACTGAAG GCTTTGGTTCCTCTCACTATTGAGGTGGAAGTGCCTTTTGAGCTTCATCGCTACATCATCGGACAGAAAGGAAGTGGAATTCGAAAGATGATGGATGAATTTGAG GTTAATATTCAAGTGCCTGCTCCTGAGCAGCAGTCTGATAAAATCTCTATCAGCGGCCTGGCCAATCACCTCGATCGCGCCAAAGAGGGCCTCTTGGATCGCGTCAAAGAGCTGCAGGCCGATCAGGAGGATCGG GCACTCAGGAGCTTCAAGCTGACCATCACTGTGGACCCCAAATATCACCCCAAAATCATCGGCCGCAAGGGCGCCATCATAACCACCATCCGCACTGAGCACGACGTTAACATCCAGTTCCCAGACAAGACTGATGAAAACCAG GATCAGATTACGATTACAGGGTATGAGCACAAAGCCATAGCAGCGCGGGACGCCATCCAGGCCATAGTGGAGGAGCTCGAGGAGATGATCTCTGAGGACATCACCCTGGACAGCAGGGTCCATGCCCGCATCATTGGAGCCCGCGGCAAGGGCATCCGCAAGATCATGGATGAGTTTAAG GTTGATCTCAGGTTTCCCCAAAGTGGATCTGCAGACCCCAACCTTGTGACGGTCACGGGTCGCCCCGAGCTTGTGGATGAAGCCATTGACCACCTTCTCAACCTGGAAGAGGAATAT TTGGGAGATGTTGAGGAGAACGAGTCAAAGATGCCTTTCCAGAGGCCTCACGGGGGAAGTGCTTCCGCCATGGACGAACAACGCGGCCCGTCGAAAGGCTTTGTGGTGAGAGAGGCTCCCTGGACCACTGGCAATGAGAAG GCCCCGGACATGAGCAGCTCTGAAGATTTCCCGAGCTTTGGCGCCCCCGTGGCAGCCAAGGCCTCCCCCTGGGGACCCAAGCGCTTCTAA
- the hdlbpa gene encoding high density lipoprotein binding protein a isoform X3: protein MSSVAVLTQESFNEHRSGLRPEKGGAAGAAGGEEEEALPTYKDAFPPLPEKAASPEGTQETTNAWTSKIRPLKASVITQVFHVPLEERKYKDLNQFGEGDQAKVCVDIMHKTGAHLELSLAKDQGLSIMVSGKLDAVMKARKEIVSRLQTQASATVGIPKEHHRFVIGKNGEKLQELELKTATKIQIPRPDDPSNQIKISGTKEGLEKAKHEILLISAEQDKRAVERVNIDKVYHPFITGAYNKLVGEMMQETGARVNVPPPSVNKTEIVITGEKEQVALAVTMIKKVYEEKKKNTTTIAVEVKKSQHKYVIGPKGNTLQEILEKTGVSVEIPPSDSSSETVILRGEPDRLGQALTEVYAKANSYTVSSVSAPSWLHRFIIGKKGQNLAKITQQMPKVHIEFTEGEDKITLEGPTKDVQMVQGQIEIIVTDLVSRMDFTEISVDPKFHRHLIGKGGVNINRIKELHKVSVRIPPDNEKSTVIRIEGDPQGVQEAKKELLELTSRMENERTKDMIIEQRFHRAIIGQKGEKIKEVRDKFPEVIINFPDPAQKSDIVQLRGPRNEVEKCSKFMQKIVAEMTENSFSLSVPIFKQFHRNIIGKGGSNIKKIREETSTKIDLPAENSNSEMIVITGKKANCELARTRILAIQKELANITEMEVSIPSKLHNSLIGSKGRFVRSIMEECGGVHIHFPTEGSGIDKVTIRGPAEEVEKAKQQLLALAEEKQTKSHTAELRAKPEYHKFLIGKGGGNIRKVRDSTGARIIFPTAEDQDQELITVVGTEEAVRDAQKELEELIKSLDNVVEENMIVDPKHHRYFVARRGQVLRDLADEYGGVMVSFPRTGTQSESVTLKGAKDCVEAAKKRMLEIVDDLDAQVTVECVIAQKFHRSIMGPKGSRIQQITRDHNVQIKFPEREDQQAAAAAAAAAAAAPPAEEPIQNGEANEEVKEPVDPSAPRKCDVIVISGRKERCEAAVEALKALVPLTIEVEVPFELHRYIIGQKGSGIRKMMDEFEVNIQVPAPEQQSDKISISGLANHLDRAKEGLLDRVKELQADQEDRALRSFKLTITVDPKYHPKIIGRKGAIITTIRTEHDVNIQFPDKTDENQDQITITGYEHKAIAARDAIQAIVEELEEMISEDITLDSRVHARIIGARGKGIRKIMDEFKVDLRFPQSGSADPNLVTVTGRPELVDEAIDHLLNLEEEYLGDVEENESKMPFQRPHGGSASAMDEQRGPSKGFVVREAPWTTGNEKAPDMSSSEDFPSFGAPVAAKASPWGPKRF from the exons ATGAGCTCAGTCGCTGTACTTACGCAGGAAAGCTTCAATGAGCACCGCAGTGGGCTCCGGCCAGAGAAGGGTGGTG ctgctggagcagctggtggagaggaagaggaagctctTCCTACCTACAAGGACGCCTTCCCACCTCTGCCCGAGAAGGCGGCCTCACCTGAGGGGACCCAGGAAACCACCAACGCCTGGACGTCCAAGATCCGACCTCTCAAGGCTTCTGTTATCACGCAG GTTTTCCATGTGCCACTAGAGGAGCGCAAGTACAAGGACCTCAACCAGTTTGGGGAAGGAGACCAAGCGAAGGTCTGTGTGGACATCATGCACAAGACCGGAGCCCACCTGGAACTCTCCTTGGCAAAAGATCAGGGCCTCTCCATCATGGTGTCTGGAAAGCTGGATGCCGTGATGAAGGCCCGCAAGGAGATTGTGTCCCGACTGCAGACTCAG GCCTCGGCTACTGTTGGCATCCCCAAGGAGCACCATCGCTTTGTCATCGGCAAAAACGGGGAGAAGCTTCAGGAGCTTGAGCTCAAGACTGCCACCAAAATCCAGATCCCACGACCCGATGACCCCAGTAACCAGATCAAGATCTCTGGTACCAAGGAAGGCCTGGAGAAGGCCAAGCATGAGATCTTGTTGATCTCAGCCGAGCAG GACAAACGTGCTGTGGAGAGGGTGAACATTGACAAGGTTTACCACCCATTCATCACGGGCGCCTACAACAAGCTGGTAGGAGAGATGATGCAGGAGACCGGCGCCCGCGTCAATGTGCCCCCTCCAAGTGTAAACAAGACGGAGATTGTGATCACTGGCGAGAAGGAGCAGGTGGCCCTCGCTGTGACAATGATCAAGAAGGTTTATGAAGAAAAG AAGAAGAATACCACCACCATTGCGGTGGAGGTGAAGAAGTCTCAGCACAAGTATGTGATCGGCCCCAAGGGGAACACCCTGCAAGAGATCCTGGAGAAAACTGGCGTCTCGGTCGAGATCCCACCATCTGACAGcagctcagaaactgtcatccTTCGCGGGGAGCCAGACCGTCTGGGTCAGGCCCTCACTGAAGTTTACGCCAAG GCAAACAGCTACACTGTTTCCTCGGTCTCAGCTCCTTCTTGGCTTCATCGTTTCATCATAGGCAAGAAGGGACAGAACTTGGCAAAGATTACCCAACAAATGCCCAAG GTGCACATTGAGTTCACCGAGGGAGAAGATAAGATCACCCTGGAAGGTCCCACCAAAGACGTGCAGATGGTGCAGGGCCAGATTGAAATCATTGTTACAGATTTG GTAAGCCGTATGGACTTCACAGAGATTAGCGTGGATCCCAAATTCCACAGACACCTGATCGGAAAAGGAGGGGTTAACA TCAACCGCATCAAAGAGCTGCACAAGGTGTCTGTCCGCATCCCCCCTGACAATGAGAAGAGCACCGTGATCCGTATCGAGGGAGATCCCCAGGGTGTGCAGGAGGCcaagaaggagctgctggagcttaCGTCGCGCATG GAGAACGAGCGTACAAAGGACATGATCATTGAACAGCGTTTTCATAGAGCCATCATTGGCCAAAAAGGGGAGAAGATAAAAGAAGTGCGGGACAAATTCCCAGAG GTCATCATCAATTTCCCCGACCCAGCACAGAAAAGTGACATTGTTCAACTTCGAGGCCCACGCAATGAGGTTGAAAAATGCTCCAAGTTCATGCAGAAGATAGTTGCTGAAATG ACGGAGAACAGCTTTTCTCTCTCGGTCCCCATCTTCAAGCAGTTCCACAGAAACATAATTGGAAAAGGAGGATCAAATATCAAGAAG ATCCGGGAGGAAACCAGCACAAAAATAGACTTGCCTGCTGAGAACAGCAACTCCGAGATGATAGTCATCACAGGCAAGAAGGCGAACTGCGAGCTCGCACGAACTCGCATCCTGGCCATTCAGAAGGAGCTG GCCAACATCACGGAGATGGAGGTGTCCATCCCCTCCAAGCTGCACAACTCCCTGATCGGGTCCAAGGGCCGCTTTGTGCGCTCCATCATGGAGGAGTGCGGCGGCGTGCACATCCACTTCCCCACCGAGGGCTCAGGGATCGACAAGGTCACCATCCGAGGCCCcgctgaggaggtggagaaggccAAGCAGCAACTGCTCGCCTTGGCAGAGGAGAAG caAACAAAGAGCCACACTGCCGAGCTGCGCGCGAAGCCGGAATACCACAAGTTCCTCATCGGGAAAGGTGGCGGAAACATCCGCAAGGTTCGCGACAGCACCGGGGCCCGGATCATCTTCCCCACCGCGGAGGACCAAGACCAGGAGCTCATCACCGTGGTCGGCACTGAAGAAGCCGTGCGGGACGcccagaaggagctggaggagctcatCAAGAGTTTG GACAACGTTGTCGAGGAAAATATGATCGTTGACCCAAAGCACCACCGCTACTTTGTGGCTCGCCGCGGCCAAGTCCTCCGGGACCTCGCCGATGAGTACGGTGGCGTGATGGTGAGCTTCCCTCGCACGGGCACTCAGAGCGAAAGCGTCACCCTGAAAGGAGCCAAAGACTGTGTGGAAGCAGCCAAAAAGCGTATGCTGGAGATCGTTGACGACTTG gACGCTCAAGTAACCGTTGAGTGTGTGATCGCTCAGAAGTTTCACCGCTCCATCATGGGTCCAAAGGGCTCACGGATCCAGCAGATCACCAGAGATCACAATGTGCAGATCAAGTTCCCAGAGCGCGAGGACCAGCAAG cagcagcagcggcagcggcggcagcagctgctgcacctcctgcaGAGGAACCAATTCAGAACGGCGAGGCCAATGAAGAAGTGAAGGAGCCCGTCGATCCCAGCGCGCCCAGGAAGTGTGACGTGATTGTGATTTCTGGCCGCAAAGAGCGGTGCGAGGCTGCTGTGGAAGCACTGAAG GCTTTGGTTCCTCTCACTATTGAGGTGGAAGTGCCTTTTGAGCTTCATCGCTACATCATCGGACAGAAAGGAAGTGGAATTCGAAAGATGATGGATGAATTTGAG GTTAATATTCAAGTGCCTGCTCCTGAGCAGCAGTCTGATAAAATCTCTATCAGCGGCCTGGCCAATCACCTCGATCGCGCCAAAGAGGGCCTCTTGGATCGCGTCAAAGAGCTGCAGGCCGATCAGGAGGATCGG GCACTCAGGAGCTTCAAGCTGACCATCACTGTGGACCCCAAATATCACCCCAAAATCATCGGCCGCAAGGGCGCCATCATAACCACCATCCGCACTGAGCACGACGTTAACATCCAGTTCCCAGACAAGACTGATGAAAACCAG GATCAGATTACGATTACAGGGTATGAGCACAAAGCCATAGCAGCGCGGGACGCCATCCAGGCCATAGTGGAGGAGCTCGAGGAGATGATCTCTGAGGACATCACCCTGGACAGCAGGGTCCATGCCCGCATCATTGGAGCCCGCGGCAAGGGCATCCGCAAGATCATGGATGAGTTTAAG GTTGATCTCAGGTTTCCCCAAAGTGGATCTGCAGACCCCAACCTTGTGACGGTCACGGGTCGCCCCGAGCTTGTGGATGAAGCCATTGACCACCTTCTCAACCTGGAAGAGGAATAT TTGGGAGATGTTGAGGAGAACGAGTCAAAGATGCCTTTCCAGAGGCCTCACGGGGGAAGTGCTTCCGCCATGGACGAACAACGCGGCCCGTCGAAAGGCTTTGTGGTGAGAGAGGCTCCCTGGACCACTGGCAATGAGAAG GCCCCGGACATGAGCAGCTCTGAAGATTTCCCGAGCTTTGGCGCCCCCGTGGCAGCCAAGGCCTCCCCCTGGGGACCCAAGCGCTTCTAA